Proteins from a single region of Streptomyces glaucescens:
- a CDS encoding DUF503 domain-containing protein, with protein sequence MYVGTLSFDLLLGDVHSLKEKRSLVRPIVAELQRKYGVSAAETGHQDLHRRAEIGVALVSGETGHLSDVLDRCERLVAGRPEVELLSVRRRLHSDED encoded by the coding sequence ATGTATGTGGGGACCCTGTCCTTCGACCTGCTCCTCGGCGATGTCCATTCGCTGAAGGAGAAACGCTCTCTCGTCCGTCCCATCGTGGCCGAGCTCCAGCGCAAGTACGGGGTGAGCGCGGCGGAGACGGGCCACCAGGACCTCCACCGCAGGGCCGAGATCGGTGTCGCGCTCGTCTCGGGGGAGACCGGGCACCTCAGCGACGTGCTGGACCGCTGTGAGCGGCTGGTCGCCGGGCGGCCCGAGGTGGAACTGCTCTCGGTTCGACGCAGGCTCCACAGCGACGAAGACTGA
- a CDS encoding DUF4439 domain-containing protein, producing MSEASKRELGALQAALAAEHAAVYGYGVVGGRIREERRAEARAAYDAHRARRDALAREVRDLGGEPVAAAAGYALPFPVTDAEAAGRLAAELEDRVAGVYSDLVRAAGGQRRGTAAAALREAAVRAARWRGGSVAFPGLAERAGAAGASATPTA from the coding sequence GTGAGCGAGGCGTCGAAGCGGGAACTGGGGGCGCTGCAGGCGGCGCTCGCGGCGGAGCACGCGGCCGTGTACGGCTACGGGGTCGTCGGGGGGCGGATCCGCGAGGAGCGGCGCGCGGAGGCGCGCGCGGCGTACGACGCGCACCGGGCGCGGCGGGACGCGCTGGCCCGCGAGGTGCGGGACCTGGGCGGCGAGCCGGTCGCCGCGGCGGCCGGGTACGCGCTGCCGTTCCCGGTGACGGACGCCGAGGCCGCCGGCCGGCTCGCCGCCGAACTGGAGGACCGGGTGGCCGGGGTCTACTCCGACCTGGTGCGGGCGGCCGGGGGACAGCGCCGGGGCACGGCCGCCGCCGCGCTGCGGGAGGCGGCGGTGCGGGCGGCGCGCTGGCGGGGCGGGAGCGTAGCCTTCCCTGGGCTCGCCGAACGGGCGGGTGCCGCGGGGGCGTCCGCGACGCCCACGGCGTGA
- the rbfA gene encoding 30S ribosome-binding factor RbfA: MADNARAKRLADLIREVVAQKLQRGIKDPRLGSHVTITDTRVTGDLREATVFYTVYGDEEERAAAAAGLESAKGVLRSEVGKAAGVKFTPTLTFVADALPDTARTIEDLLDKARQSDAAVREAASGAQYAAGADPYRKPGDDEDDIAE; this comes from the coding sequence GTGGCCGACAACGCGCGGGCTAAGAGGCTGGCGGACCTCATCCGAGAGGTGGTGGCCCAGAAGCTGCAGCGCGGGATCAAGGACCCGCGGCTCGGCTCGCACGTCACCATCACGGACACCCGGGTGACGGGCGATCTGCGGGAGGCGACCGTCTTCTACACCGTGTACGGGGACGAAGAGGAGCGCGCGGCCGCCGCCGCCGGACTGGAGAGCGCCAAGGGCGTCCTGCGCTCCGAGGTCGGCAAGGCGGCCGGGGTGAAGTTCACCCCCACCCTCACCTTCGTCGCCGACGCCCTGCCGGACACCGCCCGCACCATCGAGGACCTCCTCGACAAGGCGCGGCAGTCAGACGCGGCGGTGCGCGAGGCCGCCTCCGGCGCGCAGTACGCCGCCGGGGCCGACCCGTACCGCAAGCCGGGCGACGACGAGGACGACATCGCCGAATGA
- the infB gene encoding translation initiation factor IF-2 codes for MAKVRVYELAKEFGVESKVVMAKLQELGEFVRSASSTIEAPVVRKLTDAFQGGGSGRSAGKPAPRKAAPKPAPAPSPAQAARPAPAPKPGAPKPPAAPQPAAPAAPQPSASAPAPGPRPVPGPKPAPRPAPAAPEFTAPPSAPAPSNAPKPGGPRPGAPKPGARPAASGQDRQQGGQRPAAAQGGGRPGGQAPRPGARPAGPRPGNNPFTSGGNAGMARPQAPRPQGAPRPGGPGAPGGGPRPQAPGAQGGGPRPQAPGGPRPTPGSMPRPQGGPRPGPAGPRPNPGMMPQRPAAGPRPGGGPGGRGPGAGGRPGGGGRPGGGGFAGRPGGGGGGFAGRPGAPGGGGGGFAGRPGGPGGGGGGRPGFGGRPGGPGGRGGTQGAFGRPGGPARRGRKSKRQRRQEYEAMQAPSVGGVMLPRGNGETIRLSRGASLTDFAEKINANPASLVAVMMNLGEMVTATQSVSDETLQLLADEMNYTVQIVSPEEEDRELLESFDIEFGEDEGSEEDLVVRPPVVTVMGHVDHGKTRLLDAIRKTNVIAGEAGGITQHIGAYQVATQVNDEERKITFIDTPGHEAFTAMRARGAKSTDIAILVVAANDGVMPQTVEALNHAKAADVPIVVAVNKIDVEGADPTKVRGQLTEYGLVAEEYGGDTMFVDISAKQGLHIDSLLEAVILTADASLDLRANPNQDAQGISIESRLDRGRGAVATVLVQRGTLRVGDTMVVGDAYGRVRAMLDDNGNNVAEAGPSTPVQVLGLTNVPGAGDNFLVVDEDRTARQIAEKRAARERNAAFAKRTRRVSLEDLDKVLKAGEVQQLNLIIKGDASGSVEALESSLLQLDVGEEVDIRVLHRGVGAVTESDIDLAMGSDAIVIGFNVRAAGRAAQMAEREGVDVRYYSVIYQAIEEIEAALKGMLKPEYEEVELGTAEIREVFRSSKLGNIAGVLIRSGEVRRNTKARLIRDGKVIAENLNIEGLRRFKDDVTEIREGYEGGINLGNFNDIKVDDVIATYEMREKPRA; via the coding sequence GTGGCTAAGGTCCGGGTATACGAACTCGCCAAGGAGTTCGGTGTGGAGAGCAAGGTCGTCATGGCCAAGCTCCAGGAACTCGGTGAATTCGTCCGTTCGGCGTCTTCGACCATCGAAGCGCCGGTTGTACGCAAACTGACTGACGCCTTCCAGGGCGGCGGCAGCGGCAGGTCCGCCGGTAAGCCCGCCCCGCGCAAGGCTGCCCCCAAGCCCGCCCCCGCGCCGTCCCCGGCGCAGGCGGCACGTCCGGCTCCGGCTCCGAAGCCGGGCGCCCCCAAGCCCCCGGCGGCGCCGCAGCCCGCGGCCCCGGCGGCCCCGCAGCCCTCGGCTTCCGCGCCGGCCCCCGGCCCGCGTCCGGTGCCGGGTCCCAAGCCCGCGCCGCGTCCGGCGCCGGCCGCTCCGGAGTTCACCGCTCCGCCGTCGGCTCCGGCCCCGTCCAACGCGCCCAAGCCCGGCGGTCCCCGCCCGGGCGCCCCGAAGCCCGGGGCCCGTCCCGCCGCGTCCGGCCAGGACCGGCAGCAGGGCGGTCAGCGTCCCGCCGCCGCCCAGGGCGGCGGTCGTCCCGGCGGCCAGGCGCCGCGTCCGGGCGCCCGTCCGGCCGGTCCGCGTCCGGGCAACAACCCCTTCACCTCCGGCGGCAACGCCGGCATGGCGCGCCCGCAGGCGCCCCGTCCGCAGGGCGCCCCGCGTCCCGGCGGCCCGGGTGCTCCCGGCGGCGGCCCCCGTCCGCAGGCGCCCGGCGCCCAGGGCGGCGGTCCGCGTCCGCAGGCTCCGGGCGGTCCCCGTCCGACCCCGGGCTCGATGCCGCGTCCGCAGGGCGGTCCGCGTCCCGGCCCGGCCGGTCCGCGTCCGAACCCCGGCATGATGCCGCAGCGTCCCGCTGCCGGCCCGCGTCCGGGCGGTGGCCCCGGCGGCCGCGGCCCCGGTGCCGGCGGTCGTCCGGGCGGCGGCGGTCGTCCCGGTGGCGGCGGTTTCGCCGGCCGTCCCGGTGGCGGCGGCGGTGGCTTCGCCGGTCGTCCGGGTGCTCCCGGTGGCGGCGGCGGTGGCTTCGCCGGCCGTCCGGGTGGTCCCGGCGGTGGCGGCGGTGGCCGTCCCGGCTTCGGTGGCCGTCCCGGCGGTCCCGGCGGCCGTGGTGGCACGCAGGGCGCCTTCGGCCGTCCCGGCGGTCCCGCGCGCCGCGGCCGCAAGTCGAAGCGGCAGCGTCGCCAGGAGTACGAGGCCATGCAGGCCCCGAGCGTCGGCGGCGTGATGCTGCCGCGCGGCAACGGCGAGACCATCCGTCTCTCCCGCGGCGCGTCGCTCACCGACTTCGCGGAGAAGATCAACGCCAACCCGGCGTCGCTCGTCGCGGTCATGATGAACCTCGGCGAGATGGTCACCGCGACCCAGTCCGTCTCCGACGAGACCCTCCAGCTCCTCGCCGACGAGATGAACTACACGGTTCAGATCGTCAGCCCGGAGGAGGAGGACCGCGAGCTGCTCGAGTCCTTCGACATCGAGTTCGGTGAGGACGAGGGCTCCGAGGAGGACCTGGTCGTCCGTCCGCCGGTCGTGACCGTCATGGGTCACGTCGACCACGGAAAGACCCGCCTGCTCGACGCCATCCGCAAGACCAACGTCATCGCGGGCGAGGCCGGCGGCATCACCCAGCACATCGGTGCCTACCAGGTCGCGACCCAGGTCAACGACGAAGAGCGCAAGATCACCTTCATCGACACCCCGGGTCACGAGGCGTTCACCGCCATGCGTGCCCGCGGTGCGAAGTCGACCGACATCGCGATCCTGGTCGTCGCGGCCAACGACGGCGTCATGCCGCAGACGGTCGAGGCGCTCAACCACGCCAAGGCGGCCGACGTGCCGATCGTGGTCGCGGTCAACAAGATCGACGTCGAGGGTGCCGACCCGACCAAGGTGCGCGGTCAGCTGACCGAGTACGGCCTGGTGGCCGAGGAGTACGGCGGCGACACCATGTTCGTCGACATCTCCGCCAAGCAGGGTCTGCACATCGACTCGCTGCTGGAGGCCGTGATCCTCACGGCCGACGCCTCGCTCGACCTGCGGGCCAACCCGAACCAGGACGCGCAGGGCATCTCGATCGAGTCCCGTCTCGACCGCGGCCGCGGTGCCGTGGCGACGGTCCTCGTCCAGCGAGGCACGCTGCGGGTCGGCGACACGATGGTCGTGGGCGACGCCTACGGCCGGGTGCGCGCCATGCTCGACGACAACGGCAACAACGTCGCCGAGGCCGGCCCGTCGACGCCGGTGCAGGTCCTGGGCCTCACCAACGTCCCGGGTGCGGGCGACAACTTCCTGGTGGTCGACGAGGACCGTACGGCCCGTCAGATCGCCGAGAAGCGCGCCGCCCGCGAGCGCAACGCGGCCTTCGCGAAGCGCACGCGCCGCGTCTCCCTCGAGGACCTGGACAAGGTGCTCAAGGCCGGCGAGGTCCAGCAGCTGAACCTGATCATCAAGGGTGACGCCTCCGGTTCGGTCGAGGCCCTCGAGTCCTCGCTGCTCCAGCTGGACGTCGGCGAAGAGGTCGACATCCGCGTCCTGCACCGCGGCGTCGGTGCGGTCACGGAGTCCGACATCGACCTGGCCATGGGCTCCGACGCCATCGTCATCGGCTTCAACGTCCGCGCGGCCGGCCGCGCGGCGCAGATGGCCGAGCGCGAGGGCGTGGACGTCCGGTACTACTCGGTCATCTACCAGGCGATCGAGGAGATCGAGGCGGCCCTGAAGGGCATGCTCAAGCCGGAGTACGAAGAGGTCGAGCTGGGCACGGCGGAGATCCGCGAGGTCTTCCGCTCGTCCAAGCTGGGCAACATCGCGGGTGTCCTCATCCGCTCCGGCGAGGTCAGGCGCAACACCAAGGCGCGCCTCATCCGCGACGGCAAGGTCATCGCGGAGAACCTCAACATCGAGGGCCTGCGTCGCTTCAAGGACGATGTCACCGAGATCCGCGAAGGCTACGAGGGCGGTATCAACCTCGGCAACTTCAACGACATCAAGGTCGACGACGTCATCGCGACGTACGAGATGCGCGAGAAGCCGCGCGCGTGA
- a CDS encoding YlxR family protein — MSGRTRIRACPERTCVGCRERAAKTELLRIVAVEGECVPDPRGTLPGRGAYVHPTPVCLDQAVRRRAFTRALRAPGALETKALRLYVERTTVAGQATR; from the coding sequence GTGTCTGGCCGGACGCGGATCCGCGCATGCCCTGAACGCACCTGTGTGGGGTGCCGGGAACGAGCGGCCAAGACGGAGCTGCTGCGCATCGTGGCGGTCGAGGGCGAGTGCGTCCCCGATCCTCGCGGTACGCTGCCCGGCCGGGGTGCGTACGTTCACCCCACACCGGTCTGTCTCGACCAGGCGGTACGCCGCCGGGCGTTCACGCGGGCACTGCGCGCCCCGGGAGCGCTCGAAACAAAGGCGTTGCGCCTCTACGTCGAGCGGACGACAGTTGCCGGACAGGCAACACGGTAA
- the rimP gene encoding ribosome maturation factor RimP, with product MSTTQSERLRELLEPLVGSQGLDLEEIAVDSVGRKRVLRVVVDSDTGADLDQIADVSRALSAKLDETDAMGEGEYTLEVGTPGAERLLTEHRHYVRATGRLARFQLTEGGELVARILGVDDEGVELEVPGVKGRKATARRLAFPEIARARVQVEFNRKDEKSEKKEEEA from the coding sequence ATGAGCACCACCCAGAGCGAGAGGCTGCGAGAACTTCTGGAGCCGCTCGTCGGCTCCCAGGGCCTGGATCTCGAGGAGATCGCGGTGGACTCGGTCGGACGCAAGCGGGTGCTGCGCGTCGTCGTCGACTCCGACACCGGGGCGGACCTGGACCAGATCGCCGATGTGAGCCGCGCGCTCTCGGCGAAGCTCGACGAGACGGACGCCATGGGCGAGGGCGAGTACACCCTCGAGGTCGGCACGCCGGGCGCGGAACGCCTCCTCACGGAACACCGGCACTACGTGCGCGCCACGGGCCGGCTGGCGAGGTTCCAGCTCACCGAGGGCGGCGAGCTGGTCGCCAGGATCCTCGGCGTCGACGACGAGGGCGTCGAGCTGGAGGTGCCCGGAGTCAAGGGCCGCAAGGCCACCGCGCGCCGGCTCGCCTTCCCGGAGATCGCCCGGGCGCGCGTGCAGGTCGAGTTCAACCGCAAGGACGAGAAGTCCGAGAAGAAGGAAGAGGAGGCGTAG
- a CDS encoding GNAT family N-acetyltransferase codes for MLRDITIAPLDLPAHVDEALAVQALAFGLGPDEVAVRRQIVLRHMTYRGARALGATTAEGRLAGFVYGMPNSRTHWWSTVVEPYLRAQGNDGWLDDSFVITELHVHPRHQNRGIGRALITAITDSAAEPRSILSAIDTDSPARGLYHSLGYQDLARRVLFPSAPLPYAVMGAPLPLRRR; via the coding sequence ATGCTTCGCGACATCACGATCGCCCCCCTCGACCTCCCCGCCCACGTCGACGAAGCGCTGGCCGTCCAAGCCCTGGCGTTCGGACTCGGCCCGGACGAGGTCGCCGTACGCCGCCAGATCGTGCTGCGCCACATGACCTACCGCGGAGCCCGCGCCCTCGGCGCGACCACCGCCGAAGGCCGCCTCGCCGGATTCGTCTACGGCATGCCCAACAGCCGCACCCACTGGTGGTCGACGGTCGTCGAGCCCTATCTGCGCGCCCAGGGCAACGACGGCTGGCTCGACGACTCCTTCGTCATCACCGAACTGCACGTCCACCCCCGCCACCAGAACCGCGGCATCGGCCGCGCCCTGATCACCGCGATCACCGACAGCGCCGCCGAGCCCCGCTCGATCCTCTCCGCGATCGACACCGACAGCCCGGCCCGCGGCCTCTACCACTCGCTCGGCTACCAGGACCTGGCCCGCCGCGTCCTGTTCCCCAGCGCACCCCTGCCGTACGCCGTGATGGGCGCCCCGCTGCCGCTGCGCCGCCGATAA
- the nusA gene encoding transcription termination factor NusA, whose protein sequence is MDIDMSALRGLVREKEISFSLLVEAIESALLIAYHRTEGSRRHARVELNRETGHVTVWAKEDPEDLEEGQEPREFDDTPSGFGRIAATTAKQVILQRLRDAEDDATLGEYAGREGDIVTGVVQQGRDPKNVLVDIGKLEAILPVQEQVPGESYPHGMRLRSYVVRVAKGVRGPSVTLSRTHPNLVKKLFALEVPEIADGSVEIAAIAREAGHRTKIAVRSTRSGLNAKGACIGPMGGRVRNVMGELNGEKIDIVDWSDDPAEMVANALSPARVSKVEVVDLAARSARVTVPDYQLSLAIGKEGQNARLAARLTGWRIDIRPDTEQPGDRAGE, encoded by the coding sequence GTGGACATCGACATGAGTGCCCTGCGGGGCTTGGTACGGGAGAAGGAGATCTCCTTCTCCCTGCTGGTCGAGGCCATCGAATCGGCCCTCCTCATCGCCTACCACCGCACCGAGGGAAGCCGCCGGCACGCGCGCGTGGAGCTCAACCGCGAGACCGGTCACGTGACCGTGTGGGCGAAGGAGGACCCGGAGGACCTCGAGGAGGGCCAGGAGCCCCGCGAGTTCGACGACACCCCGTCCGGCTTCGGCCGTATCGCCGCCACCACCGCCAAGCAGGTCATCCTGCAGCGGCTGCGCGACGCCGAGGACGACGCGACGCTCGGCGAGTACGCCGGCCGCGAGGGCGACATCGTCACCGGCGTGGTCCAGCAGGGCCGTGACCCGAAGAACGTGCTCGTCGACATCGGCAAGCTGGAGGCCATCCTGCCGGTGCAGGAGCAGGTCCCCGGCGAGAGCTACCCGCACGGCATGCGCCTGCGCAGTTACGTCGTCCGGGTGGCGAAGGGTGTCCGCGGCCCGTCCGTGACCCTCTCCCGGACGCACCCCAATCTGGTGAAGAAGCTCTTCGCCCTGGAGGTGCCGGAGATCGCCGACGGGTCGGTCGAGATCGCCGCGATCGCACGTGAGGCCGGTCACCGTACGAAGATCGCCGTCCGTTCCACCCGTTCGGGCCTGAACGCCAAGGGCGCCTGCATCGGCCCCATGGGCGGCCGGGTGCGCAACGTCATGGGCGAACTGAACGGTGAGAAGATCGACATCGTCGACTGGTCGGACGACCCGGCCGAGATGGTGGCGAACGCGCTCTCGCCGGCCCGGGTCTCGAAGGTCGAGGTCGTGGACCTGGCCGCCCGCTCCGCGCGGGTGACCGTGCCGGACTACCAGCTGTCGCTGGCGATCGGCAAGGAGGGCCAGAACGCCCGGCTCGCGGCCCGGCTCACCGGCTGGCGGATCGACATCCGCCCGGACACCGAGCAGCCCGGGGACCGGGCCGGGGAATAG
- a CDS encoding aminoglycoside phosphotransferase family protein, with amino-acid sequence MAFEPPRRLVRALGETAPDGDDWLEKLPETAGRAVALRELTVERVQVPGGRSSLVVLVRRPDGTPAVLKLAPPRARPGSERAALAHWGGRGAVQLLEQGSPDGALLLERLHPDVSVRSLPEAKALLEAAGTLRRLWVTPPEGHGFETVAGRTGRQAAAMRASAEADAEVAPLVETALAAREELLAAPPEEKLLHGTFRQSKVLAGERMPWLAVGPDPVVGECAFDLARLVRDRVEDLIAQPSGAATTRRRVKRLAESLDVDQERLRGWTLFRAVESGVRARRVGREQDAELLLEFAGWL; translated from the coding sequence ATGGCTTTCGAACCGCCGCGGCGTCTGGTCAGGGCGCTCGGTGAGACGGCACCGGACGGTGACGACTGGTTGGAGAAGCTGCCCGAGACGGCTGGGCGAGCCGTCGCGCTACGCGAGTTGACCGTCGAGCGGGTGCAGGTGCCGGGGGGCCGCAGCAGTCTGGTGGTACTGGTACGGCGCCCGGACGGGACCCCGGCCGTGCTGAAGCTGGCACCGCCGCGGGCGCGTCCCGGGAGCGAGCGGGCCGCGCTGGCCCACTGGGGCGGGCGCGGTGCCGTGCAGCTGCTGGAGCAGGGCTCGCCCGACGGGGCGCTGCTGCTGGAGCGGCTGCACCCGGATGTGTCGGTGCGGTCGCTGCCGGAGGCGAAGGCGCTGCTGGAGGCGGCGGGCACGCTGCGCCGGCTGTGGGTGACACCGCCCGAGGGGCACGGCTTCGAGACGGTGGCCGGGCGCACCGGGCGGCAGGCCGCGGCGATGCGGGCGAGCGCGGAGGCGGACGCCGAGGTGGCGCCGCTGGTCGAGACGGCGCTCGCGGCGCGCGAGGAACTGCTGGCGGCGCCGCCGGAGGAGAAGCTGCTGCACGGCACGTTCCGGCAGAGCAAGGTGCTCGCCGGGGAGCGGATGCCGTGGCTGGCGGTGGGCCCCGATCCGGTGGTCGGCGAGTGCGCCTTCGACCTGGCGCGGCTGGTGCGGGACCGGGTGGAGGACCTGATCGCCCAGCCGTCGGGCGCGGCGACGACCCGGCGCCGGGTGAAGCGGCTCGCGGAGTCGCTGGACGTGGACCAGGAGCGGCTGCGCGGCTGGACGCTGTTCCGGGCGGTGGAGTCGGGCGTGCGGGCCCGCAGGGTCGGCCGGGAGCAGGACGCGGAGCTGCTGCTGGAGTTCGCCGGCTGGCTGTAG
- a CDS encoding proline--tRNA ligase has translation MANAPVQRMSQLMAKTLRDDPADAEVLSHKLLVRAGYVRRTAAGVWTWLPLGKRVLANVERVVREEMDAIGAQEVLLPALLPREPYEATGRWDEYGPELFRLQDRKGGDYLLGPTHEEIFTLLVKDQASSYKDLPVILYQIQTKFRDEARPRAGILRGREFLMKDSYSFDLEDEGLAHSYALHRQAYQRVFERLGLDYRICAATAGAMGGSKSEEFLAPAEAGEDTFADCPNCDFAANTEAITYELKPVDAAGVPAAEDIPTPDTPTIETLAASLGVPASATLKNLLVKVDGEIVAVGVPGDREVDLDKVEAHFAPAAVEMVTEADFAARPDLVRGYVGPQGLGKVKYIADPRVAPGTAWITGANKPDTHARNVVAGRDFQVDEYVDVVVVQEGDPCPRCGTGLKLDRAIEIGHIFQLGRKYTDALKLDVLGQNGKPVRVTMGSYGIGVSRAVAALAEQTADDKGLCWPKEIAPADVHVVAAGKALQTELALDISEKLAGAGVRVLVDDRAGVSPGVKFTDSELIGVPQILVAGRRAGEGVVELKDRRTGEREELTVEEAIARLTA, from the coding sequence ATGGCCAACGCACCGGTCCAGCGCATGTCCCAGTTGATGGCGAAGACCCTGCGCGACGATCCGGCGGACGCCGAGGTCCTCAGCCACAAGCTGCTCGTCCGCGCCGGCTACGTCCGCCGTACCGCCGCGGGCGTGTGGACCTGGCTGCCGCTCGGCAAGAGGGTCCTCGCCAACGTGGAGCGCGTCGTCCGCGAGGAGATGGACGCCATCGGCGCCCAGGAGGTGCTGCTCCCCGCCCTGCTGCCGCGCGAGCCCTACGAGGCCACCGGCCGCTGGGACGAGTACGGCCCCGAGCTGTTCCGCCTCCAGGACCGCAAGGGCGGCGACTACCTGCTCGGCCCCACCCACGAGGAGATCTTCACCCTGCTGGTGAAGGACCAGGCGTCCTCCTACAAGGACCTGCCGGTCATCCTCTACCAGATCCAGACCAAGTTCCGCGACGAGGCCCGCCCCCGGGCCGGCATCCTGCGCGGCCGCGAGTTCCTGATGAAGGACTCGTACTCCTTCGACCTGGAGGACGAGGGCCTCGCCCACTCCTACGCCCTGCACCGCCAGGCCTACCAGAGGGTCTTCGAACGCCTCGGCCTGGACTACCGCATCTGCGCCGCCACCGCCGGCGCCATGGGCGGCTCCAAGTCCGAGGAGTTCCTGGCCCCCGCCGAAGCCGGCGAGGACACCTTCGCCGACTGCCCGAACTGCGACTTCGCCGCCAACACCGAGGCGATCACCTACGAGCTGAAGCCCGTGGACGCCGCCGGCGTGCCCGCCGCCGAGGACATCCCCACCCCGGACACCCCCACCATCGAGACCCTGGCCGCCTCCCTCGGCGTCCCGGCCTCCGCCACGCTGAAGAACCTCCTGGTGAAGGTCGACGGCGAGATCGTCGCCGTCGGCGTCCCCGGCGACCGCGAGGTCGACCTCGACAAGGTCGAGGCGCACTTCGCCCCGGCCGCCGTCGAGATGGTCACCGAGGCCGACTTCGCGGCCCGCCCCGACCTGGTCCGCGGCTACGTCGGCCCGCAGGGTCTCGGCAAGGTGAAGTACATCGCCGACCCGCGCGTGGCTCCCGGCACCGCCTGGATCACCGGAGCCAACAAGCCGGACACCCACGCCAGGAACGTCGTCGCGGGCCGCGACTTCCAGGTCGACGAGTACGTCGACGTCGTGGTGGTCCAGGAGGGCGACCCCTGCCCCAGGTGCGGCACCGGCCTCAAGCTCGACCGCGCCATCGAGATCGGCCACATCTTCCAGCTGGGCCGCAAGTACACCGACGCCCTCAAGCTGGACGTCCTCGGCCAGAACGGCAAGCCGGTCCGCGTGACCATGGGCTCCTACGGCATCGGCGTCTCCCGCGCGGTCGCCGCCCTCGCCGAGCAGACCGCCGACGACAAGGGCCTGTGCTGGCCCAAGGAGATCGCGCCCGCCGACGTCCACGTCGTCGCGGCCGGCAAGGCCCTCCAGACCGAGCTGGCCCTCGACATCTCCGAGAAGCTGGCGGGGGCCGGGGTGCGGGTCCTCGTGGACGACCGCGCGGGCGTCTCCCCGGGCGTGAAGTTCACCGACTCCGAGCTGATCGGCGTCCCGCAGATCCTCGTCGCGGGCCGCCGGGCGGGCGAGGGCGTGGTCGAGCTGAAGGACCGCAGGACCGGCGAGCGCGAGGAGCTGACGGTCGAGGAGGCCATCGCGCGCCTGACCGCCTGA
- the truB gene encoding tRNA pseudouridine(55) synthase TruB: MNRKPTPPDGLVIVDKPSGFTSHDVVAKMRGIAKTRRVGHAGTLDPMATGVLVLGVERATKLLGHLALTEKEYLGTVRLGQTTVTDDAEGEITSATDASRITRDAIDTGIAKLTGDIMQVPSKVSAIKINGVRSYKRAREGEEFDIPARPVTVSSFAVYDVRDAVAEDGTPVLDLVVSVVCSSGTYIRALARDLGADLGVGGHLTALRRTRVGPYKLDTAKTLDQLQQELTVMPVAEAATAAFPRWDVDAKRARLLVNGVRLDMPEEYAGAGAVAVFDPEDRFLALVEEHRGKARSLAVFG, from the coding sequence ATGAACCGCAAGCCCACCCCGCCCGACGGCCTGGTCATCGTCGACAAGCCGTCGGGCTTCACTTCGCACGACGTCGTGGCCAAGATGCGCGGCATCGCGAAGACCCGGCGCGTCGGACACGCCGGCACCCTGGACCCCATGGCGACGGGCGTCCTCGTCCTCGGTGTCGAGCGCGCCACCAAGCTCCTGGGCCACCTCGCCCTGACCGAGAAGGAGTACCTGGGCACCGTCCGCCTGGGCCAGACCACGGTCACGGACGACGCCGAGGGCGAGATCACGTCCGCCACGGACGCCTCCCGGATCACCCGGGACGCCATCGACACCGGCATCGCCAAGCTGACCGGCGACATCATGCAGGTGCCGTCCAAGGTCAGCGCCATCAAGATCAACGGAGTGCGGTCGTACAAGCGGGCCCGCGAGGGCGAGGAGTTCGACATCCCCGCCCGCCCGGTCACCGTCTCCTCCTTCGCGGTGTACGACGTCCGGGACGCCGTCGCGGAGGACGGCACGCCCGTGCTCGACCTCGTGGTGTCGGTGGTCTGCTCCTCCGGCACCTACATCCGCGCGCTCGCCCGCGACCTGGGCGCCGACCTGGGCGTCGGCGGCCACCTCACGGCGCTGCGCCGGACCCGCGTCGGGCCGTACAAGCTGGACACCGCGAAGACGCTCGACCAGCTCCAGCAGGAGCTGACCGTGATGCCGGTCGCCGAGGCCGCCACGGCCGCGTTCCCGCGCTGGGACGTGGACGCCAAGCGGGCCCGGCTGCTCGTCAACGGCGTCCGGCTGGACATGCCGGAGGAGTACGCGGGTGCCGGCGCGGTGGCCGTCTTCGATCCCGAGGACCGCTTCCTGGCGCTGGTCGAGGAACACCGGGGCAAGGCCAGGAGCCTGGCCGTCTTCGGCTGA